Below is a window of Undibacterium sp. YM2 DNA.
GCACGAATGAATTCCCTTCTGGGAATGTAGTGCACGAGGGCCCGGCCATATCCTTGGGCAAACAGGGGCATTTTTCTGGAACGCATATCCTGGTGCCGCGCCAGGGCGTGGCAGTGCATATCAATGCCTTTAATTTTCCAGTCTGGGGTTTGCTTGAAAAATTTGCCCCCAGCTTTTTGGCTGGCATGCCATGTATCGTCAAACCGGCGACTGCAACCTCGTATCTGACCGAGGCACTGGTCAGGCAAATTCATGCCAGTGGCTTGCTGCCGGAGGGCAGCCTGCAACTGATCATCGGTTCCACCGGAAACCTGCTTGATCTGCTGGAAGAAACCGATGTCGTCACCTTCACCGGCTCTGCTGCCACGGCAGCACAATTGAAGGTACATCCAAATATCGTGCGCCGTGCTATCCCCTTCAATGCCGAAGCCGATTCACTGAATTGCGCAATACTCGGGCCGGATGTGATGGCTGGTGACGAAGAGCTGGATCTGTACGTCAAAGAAGTGGTACGTGAAATGACGGCCAAGGCCGGGCAAAAATGCACGGCCATACGCAGGGCCATGGTGCCCGCTGCGCAACTGGATGTGGTGGCAGAAAAAATACGCGCAAGGCTGGAAAAAACCATCGTCGGTGACCCACGTCTTGATGGTGTACGCATGGGGCCGCTTGCCAGTCGCGCCCAACAGCATGACGTACTCGCCAGTATTGAGCAACTGGCAGCAGGTAATCAAATCATCTGCGGTGGCACAGTACCTGTGCAAATGCAGGGTGAAGGACTGGAGCAGGGCGCTTTTGTCTCACCGACCCTGATCGTCTGCCGCCGGCCTATGGAGAATTCAGCAGTACACGAGATAGAAGCTTTCGGCCCAGTGACGACCCTGATGACTTATCAGGACATGCAGGAAGCCCTGGTGCTTGCGGCAAAAGGCTGCGGTAGCCTGGTAGCTACACTGGTCACCAAAGACCCGCATATCGCTGCTATGGCGATACCGCATATGGCAGCACGACATGGCCGCCTGATGATCTTGAACGCGGAGTCAGCACCAGAATCAACCGGCCATGGTTCCCCTTTGCCGCAATTGAAGCATGGCGGCCCGGGCCGTGCCGGTGGCGGTGAAGAACTGGGTGGCAGCCGCGCCGTCAAACACTATCTGCAAAGAGCTGCCGTGCAGGGTTCACCCACCATGCTGGCGGCAGTGACGGCAGAACATGTGCGCGGCGCTGCTGTGCTGGAGTCTGATATTCATCCTTTCCGCCGCTATTTTGAAGATTTGCAGATTGGCATGTCCTTACTGACCCACAGGCGCACAGTCAGTGAAGCCGATATCGTGGCCTTTGGTGGTTTGTCCGGCGATTTTTTTTACATGCATTTTGATGAGATCGCTGCCAAAGAAAGCCCTTTCGGCAAGCGTATTGCGCATGGTTATTTTGTTTTGTCTGCTGCTGCCGGTTTATTCGTGTCTCCTGCACCTGGTCCTGTCCTGGCCAACTATGGCCTCGACACCCTGCGCTTCATCAAACCGGTAGGCATAGGCGACACTATCCGTGCACGCCTGACTTGCAAGCGCAAAATAGACAGGCAAAAGAAAGATGCCAAAGGTGTAGGGCAGGGGTGGTGGCCTGGGATGTCGAAGTGACTAATCAGGACAATGAACTTGTGGCGTCCTATGATATTTTGACCCTGGTAGCCAAAAAGTCAGACGCAATAATCGCATAGATATAGAAATTGTTTGAATTTCAATAAATTATCTTTAAGCTAATGAGCAGGCTGGTATTTCAATGAGAAATTCATTAGAAATACCAGCCTGTGTTACTTTTCGGTGTAAGGTTTTGTCAATATTCTTCAAATACACTCTTCAGGCTTTCGGATAGTCTTCAAATTTTTGCCTGATCTGATACTATTTCTTCAATACCCAAGCCATCAAAATCATCCAACCTCCTTAATTTCAACCCATGGACATATTCGTTACCAATGACGAAGTAGAACAGTGGGAACGCGAATTGCCTGGTTTGCGGGGGATGGAATTATTGGCTCTGCAGTTAAAACTTGCCTGGCATTTGCGTCAGCGTGACACTCTCAGGGCTCTTAAGCTGGCACAGGCCACAGAAAATCTCACTGGCGAATTGTTTCCTTCAGATGATAGCGATGCCGACGGCGCTGCACGGCTCATACGCGCCCGCTTGCTGCTGATCCGTGCTGAAGCTGCGTGGTTGTTTGGCGAGTTTGATCAGGCGGCGCAGTTGTCTGTGCAATCTCTGGAGCTGTCAACTGGTAATGGCTCAGACCTGGCTGCGTGCTGTACTGCAGATGCGCATTTTTTGCTTGCTAGTGTTGGTTTGCAAAAAGGTGAGGTACCAGTAGTTGAATCAGAAATTGGCCTGGCTGTTCAGTTTGCCCTTGTGGCTAAAGACAAGATGCGCGAAATCGCCGCTGAATCCCTGCTGGCAAATCAACTGGTGTTGCGCAACTTGCCTCTGGCGCTTGAGCGCTGGGGAGAAAGCCGCAATCCTGAAAGCCAGAGTGACGATCTGTTCTTGCGCAGTTATATCAATGAATTTTTAATGTATACCTACTCCCTCACCAGTGACTTTGGTGCATCCGCAGGGCGTGGCATACAGGTATTTGAATTCGCCAGAAATTATGGGCAAAAGCGCCGCATGATCACTGCTGCCAGCAATATAGGTGATGCCTTTAACAGCATGAGTGATCATCAGTCGGCCTTGCACTGGATACAGGATGGACTTGATCTGGCAAGAGCGGCCGGATGGCCCAACAGCATAGCCAGTTGCCTGGTACAGATGTCAGAGACCCTGCGCAGACTTGGGCGCCTGGATGCTGCTAAGCAGATGCTTGAAAATGCCTTGCCCATACTTGCCAAGGTGGTAGGGGCACGCGCCCATTTACTGGCCTTGCGTTATCTCGGTGATTTGTCACTGGACATGGGTGACTATGCAACTGCGCTGACCAGTTTTCATGAATTGATTTCCTGGGCGGATAAAAAGAATCATCTGGATTTTCGCATAGGCTCACGCCGTGGTTATGCCAATGCCTTATCCATGCAAGGACAGGCCAAGGCGGCATTGGCTGTCGCGCTTGAAGCATTGACGCTGGCGCGCCAGAGTACTGATGGCTACCGGCATATTGAAGTCCTGCGTGTGCTCGCAGCTTTATACACGCGCCACAGTTTGCCTGAACCTGCACAAATGCAAGCTGCCAGCGCCTCCTTGCATTATCTGCGCATGGCACTTGACCTCGCTGACAATATCAGCGGTTTTACCATACCCCCAGATTTGTATGAAGAAATTGCCCATGCCTATGCGGCTGCCGACAATTTTCGCCAGGCCTATGAGTTTGGACAACTGGCACTCATTGCCCGCGAAAAAAGTAACAAACTTGCTTCTGCAAACCGGCTCAATGCCATGCAACTGAGCCAGCAGACTGAGCGCATGAAGGCTGAGAGTGAACATC
It encodes the following:
- the paaZ gene encoding phenylacetic acid degradation bifunctional protein PaaZ, whose translation is MKILQSWVGGVWTGAEPQQVLHSAIDGSAIYASHAEALDFGAALTYARQTGLKNLLALDFQQRAAILRTLAKYLTEHKEELYVISSHTGATRSDSWIDIEGGAGTVFAYASIGTNEFPSGNVVHEGPAISLGKQGHFSGTHILVPRQGVAVHINAFNFPVWGLLEKFAPSFLAGMPCIVKPATATSYLTEALVRQIHASGLLPEGSLQLIIGSTGNLLDLLEETDVVTFTGSAATAAQLKVHPNIVRRAIPFNAEADSLNCAILGPDVMAGDEELDLYVKEVVREMTAKAGQKCTAIRRAMVPAAQLDVVAEKIRARLEKTIVGDPRLDGVRMGPLASRAQQHDVLASIEQLAAGNQIICGGTVPVQMQGEGLEQGAFVSPTLIVCRRPMENSAVHEIEAFGPVTTLMTYQDMQEALVLAAKGCGSLVATLVTKDPHIAAMAIPHMAARHGRLMILNAESAPESTGHGSPLPQLKHGGPGRAGGGEELGGSRAVKHYLQRAAVQGSPTMLAAVTAEHVRGAAVLESDIHPFRRYFEDLQIGMSLLTHRRTVSEADIVAFGGLSGDFFYMHFDEIAAKESPFGKRIAHGYFVLSAAAGLFVSPAPGPVLANYGLDTLRFIKPVGIGDTIRARLTCKRKIDRQKKDAKGVGQGWWPGMSK
- a CDS encoding ATP-binding protein, which produces MDIFVTNDEVEQWERELPGLRGMELLALQLKLAWHLRQRDTLRALKLAQATENLTGELFPSDDSDADGAARLIRARLLLIRAEAAWLFGEFDQAAQLSVQSLELSTGNGSDLAACCTADAHFLLASVGLQKGEVPVVESEIGLAVQFALVAKDKMREIAAESLLANQLVLRNLPLALERWGESRNPESQSDDLFLRSYINEFLMYTYSLTSDFGASAGRGIQVFEFARNYGQKRRMITAASNIGDAFNSMSDHQSALHWIQDGLDLARAAGWPNSIASCLVQMSETLRRLGRLDAAKQMLENALPILAKVVGARAHLLALRYLGDLSLDMGDYATALTSFHELISWADKKNHLDFRIGSRRGYANALSMQGQAKAALAVALEALTLARQSTDGYRHIEVLRVLAALYTRHSLPEPAQMQAASASLHYLRMALDLADNISGFTIPPDLYEEIAHAYAAADNFRQAYEFGQLALIAREKSNKLASANRLNAMQLSQQTERMKAESEHLRQLAAAEAQRAKVLQQTSIVLEKLGTIGQEITASLDAAAVFEALNRHVHDLLHVTAFVIYMMDDDQQSMTSAFGVENGMPIEPDTVYMSSPVSNSVRCVKERREVAIELAAEDELPGLIPGTEMVHSMLFAPLIIGDRILGAMTIQSSRQHVYGDREKMIFRSLCAYGAIALGNADAYMRLQKTQEHLLAQEKLAALGSLVAGVAHELNTPIGNCLLVASTLQDGSRYLSSKLAGQSLRRSDLNNFCEEVKTSSEILMRGLSSAATLVSSFKQVAVDRTSEHRRSFDLRQVLHDIIATLNIRITQTGHSIQVNVPYNIHMDSYPGSLGQVISNLVENSILHAFDKRQAGHMEINVSMVDGERVLIVFSDDGEGIPEENQKRIFDPFFTTKLGQGGSGLGLNICYNITTSILHGQLSVKSSLGAGTSFYLDLPLVV